The Anoplopoma fimbria isolate UVic2021 breed Golden Eagle Sablefish unplaced genomic scaffold, Afim_UVic_2022 Un_contig_13289_pilon_pilon, whole genome shotgun sequence genome contains the following window.
tgatgatgatgattgtgatgatgatggtgatgatggtgatgctgatgatggtgatgatgatgaagatgatggtgatggtggtgatgatgatgatgaagatgatggtgatgatgatggtgatgatgatgaagatgatggtgatgatgatgaagatgatggtgatgatggtgatgatgatgatgattgtgatgatgatgatgattgtgatggatgatgatgatgatgatgatgatgatgatgatgatgatgatgatgatgattgtgatggtgatgatgatgatgatgatgatgatgatgatgatgatgatgatgatgatgattgtgatggtgatgatgaaggcGTCTCTGTCCTCAGACTGTGAGTGTGACGTGGACGGCAGTTCTTCTCCTCACTGCTCGGACTCTGGTCTCTGTCAGTGTAAAGACGGAGCCTCGGGGCGGCGCTGTGACGCCTGTCTACCTGGATACACCTGGAAAGGAGGCGGAGCCGGCTGCACAGGTACAAAGGGCTTCAGTAAAGTCATCTTTATGTTATCAATAACAtcattaataatcaataattctGGGCCctcagtgaatgtgtgtgatgaGGAGCGCTTGATTTGTCAGAACGGAGGAACCTGCGTGGACCTCCAGCGCTGCATCTGTCCGGGCAGCTTCACAGGTAAAGACACACCTGGATGATGTCACAGCTCAGGGGATGTGGGCTGgaactgatgatgtcacagctcAGGTGTCTGATGATGTTGTTTGTGCAGGTGCATTCTGTGAGAAGAAGGTCTGTCTGAAGAAGAGCGGTTGCCTCGACAATGCTGGgggctcctcctcttcatcgaCCTCACACCTTTACCTGCTGACCCTCAGCCTGATCTCCTACACCCTCTGTTAACCCCGCCCACATATGCCAGGCCACGCCCACTGGTGTCATCACAGAGCCATGAATCTTAAAGAGGatgcaaatgtttgtttgaacaggaagtgaaatgaCACACCTGGATTCACCTGTGAGGTGTTGAGtcatcaacttaaaaaaaaaaaaactaaatgtgtcGTCAGTTTGAGAACCGAGATGAAAAACTGCAGTGCTGCTATATCGACCCAGAAAGCTCACTTTAGAACAGCAGTGACCAAGATGCATTGCGTGTGAtggctactactactactactatccctactactactactactactactactactactactacaactactactactactactactactacactactacctactactactactactactactaccacaacgactactactactatcgaactacatttcccatccACACTGTTTGGACACAGAAGGTCACCGTTCTCcatttaataatgtttactttgtgaaaccaatacaaaaacacaattaacacatatcataatatataaatacattcaataCTATGGACTCAAAATACCCTTAAAGATAATActaatatgtgtgtatgtacatatatgtatatgcagagtgtgtgtgtgtatatatatatatatatatatatatatatatatatatatatatatatatatatatatatatatatatatatatatacataatgtgtttgtgttattgtttttattcctttttcgtttgtttttgttttttataagaataaaatgataaagaaactttttttatttgcgtTAATATTGAATTTGACTACGAAGTCAGTTTGTAGCCTGTCAccatatgtacatatatgtatatatgaagaCCTGCATGTTCCAGTCAATAAATGGTTCCTAAAGACAGAAGCTGTTCTGCTCAGTGGTGACGTCATCAGAGCGCGTCACCAGAGCGCGTCATCAGAGCGCGTCCCCGGCAGCATGGCGCCGTGGCTCCGCAGCGCAGCGACCTTGGTGGTCGGAGCGGGACTCGGAGCGGGACTCGGAGCTTCAGTGAGCCGCCTGTGGAGCCTCAGAGGCGGCGCGGGGGAGGACGGGGAACCCGGTACTCCTCCGGGTCTGCTGGGCCTCGTCCCGGTGCTCCCGGTACCGAGAGTCCAGGCCTCCGAGCTGAcggtgagcctgtgtgtgtggtgtgtgtgtgtgtgtgtgtgtgtgtgtgtgtgtgtgtgtgtgtgtgtgtgtgtgtgtgtgtgtgtgtgtgagagacagagagagagagagagagagagaaatctaaagtgtaaagaatattaaatctCAATAAACAGCTGACATAAAACAAATGCTTtgatgtgtcagtgttttagttttctgttccgcaataattaataattctgtcgattgtgttcatttaataaaatcagAAGTTgttaataataaagacatcatCTAAAAATAGAATCCATAAAGTAAACGAATAAGAGTTAAAACAGGTTATCATGTCATGACGTGAGAAGATGTAGACTTTATATGATATGTTAGAGTTATGTCTATCACACAGGAGGAACATCTCACATCAGGGTTCATTCATAAGTAGCTCTAGtgaagaacatatgaagaacgAACATATaaagaacatatgaagaacgAACAAATGAAGAACGAGCATATAAAGAACATATGAAGAAGAGCATATaaagaacatatgaagaacgAGCATATaaagaacatatgaagaacgAGCATATaaagaacatatgaagaacgAACAAATGAAGAAcgaacatatgaagaacatatgaagaacgAACAAATGAAGAAcgaacatatgaagaacatgaagaacgAGCATATaaagaacatatgaagaacgaacatatgaagaacatatgaagaacgAACAAATGAAGAAcgaacatatgaagaacatatgaagaacatgaagaacgAGCATATtaagaacatatgaagaacgaacatatgaagaacatgaagaacgAACATATGAAGAACGAACAAATGAAGAAcgaacatatgaagaacatatgaaaaacatgaagaacaaatgaaaaacgaagaacaaatgaaaaacatgaagaacgaacatatgaagaacaaatgaaaaacatatgaagaacatgaagaacaaatgaaaaacatgaagaacatatgaagaatgcatgaagaacatatgaagaacaaatgaagaacatatgaagaacaaatgaaaaacatatgaagaacaaatgaaaaacatgaagaacatgaagaacaaatgaaaaacatgaagaacatgaagaatgcatgaagaacaaatgaaaaacatatgaagaacatatgaagaacaaatgaaaaacatgaagaacatgaagaatgcatgaagaacaaatgaaaaacatatgaagaacatatgaagaacaaatgaagaacatgaagaatgcatgaagaacaaatgaaaaacatatgaagaacatatgaagaacaaatgaaaaacatgaagaacaaatgaagaacatgaagaatgcatgaagaacaaatgaaaaacatgaagaacaaatgaaaaacatgaagaacaaatgaagaacgcatgaagaatgcatgaagaacatatgaagaacatgaaaaacatgaagaacaaatgaaaaacatgaagaacaaatgaagaacaaatgaagaacatgaagaatgcatgaagaacatatgaagaacaaatgaagaacatatgaagaacaaatgaaaaacatatgaaggacaaatgaaaaacatgaagaatgcatgaagaacaaatgaaaaacatatgaagaacatatgaagaacaaatgaagaacatgaagaatgcatgaagaacaaatgaaaaacatatgaagaacatatgaagaacaaatgaagaacatgaagaatgcatgaagaacaaatgaaaaacatgaagaacaaatgaaaaacatgaagaacaaatgaagaacgcatgaagaatgcatgaagaacatatgaagaacaaatgaaaaacatgaagaacaaatgaaaaacatgaagaacaaatgaagaacaaatgaagaacatgaagaatgcatgaagaacatatgaagaacatatgaagaacgtatgaaaaacatgaaacacaaatgaaaaacatgaagaacgcatgaagaatgcatgaagaacatatgaagaacgtatgaaaaacatgaagaacaaatgaaaaacatgaagaacaaatgaagaaaatatgaagaacaaatgaagaaaatatgaagaaCAGCTGCTTTGTGTGATTGTTAGTTTAAACCAGAGAAACTTTTCTACCAAAGAAGacgaacaggaagtgatgtcatcagaagctctttttctttaaatgttctgacTTCACGTTTCAGAGCAGATTAAGAGATGTCCcgatattaatattaattatataactTCCATACAAGCTACACAGTAACATACATGTTAATACACAGTATTTATACACACGACTAGTACAGAgtaacaaacaggaagtgaagtcACGGTGTGTTCAGGCACAGGAAGTTTCTCCTCTATTTGTGATAATGTTtataaatatgtgaaaatatgaTCGTCTGCTTGATGATGAAATGTGAACAAATGAATTTATTGAATGTGAACAAACTGAATGTATTGAATGTGAACAAACTGAATGTATTGAATGTGAACAAACTGAATGTATTGAATGTGAAGAATGTGAAatccactttttaaaattgAGCTTTGAACCTCACACAGTTTTTCCCTGTTTGTTGTCCAGGTGAGTCCAGGTGGGTCAGGAGCGCTGATGAAGTACGGCTTTCCCTCAATGGCCAACATCAGAACCAGAGAGTCCTACGTCACCTCCTACGACCCCCGCACACGCACTGCATCCTGGGTAATAGAGAGGCTAGACCCTGCCTCCCTGAATGGCCCATCAGACAGGAAGTACTGCGACTTCAAAGAGGACgacaggtgagacaggaagtggagtcagacaggaagtggagtcCCTCTCGATGTACAGTTAACCCTTCTCCCCCCCAGCGTGCACGTCTTTCACAGGGCAACCAATGCAGACTTTAGGGGGAGTGGCTTCGACAGAGGTCACCTGGCAGCTGCAGCCAATCACAAGTGGAGTCAGAAAGCTATGGAAGACACCTTTTACCTGAGCAACGTGGCaccacaggtgaacacacacacgcatacattacagtgtgtgtaatgTGGTCAACCCTACCTGACTGCAGGTGAGCTGatctgatgatgtcacacatACAGAACCCTCACCTGAACCAGAAGACCTGGAACAATCTGGAGAAACTGTGTCGCTCTCTAACCAAACATTACCTCAACGTCTACGTCTGCACCGGACCGCTCTACCTGCCCAGGTAACCAGGTAacccttcttcttctgtggtgtctgCGGTGTGGGAGGGGCTTCAAGAACAtcaccaggtgtgtgtgtgtgtgtgtgtttcagacccGAGGCTGATGGGAAACTCTACGTTCGATATCAAGTTTTAGGACGAAACCACGTCGCCGTGCCGACGCACTTCTTCAAGGTGAGTCCAACTGTCTGCTGATGATTATTTCACCTGATCAcctgatcacatgatcacatgatcacaggAGCCTGGTGGGAGGTCCAGCTAGAAAGAACCTGGACGTGATGGTCTCTACTCCTCGGCTGACAGAAGGCTGTGATGTTTAGTTTGATCAGACGTTTGCTGACATCACTGTGATGTCAGTGACTGAGTGATGTCATCTCTTATCAGGTTTTGTATTctctaaataaatatgattatttgttCCCTTTAAACTCGTCTCGTCTCCCGTTCGTGCCGCAGCCTTCGGCCGGTTGTGATGTGATGAAGGCGATGGTGATGAGCTGACAGCTGATGGTTCACCTGTCCTGTGCCTCCTCAGGTGCTGATCCTGGAGCAGGTAGATGGCAGGGGGGTGGAGCTTCGGTCTTACGTTTTACCAAATGAACCAATAGACGAGAAGGTTCCTCTGGAGCGTTTCCTGGTTCCCATAGAAACCATCGAGAGAGCGTCGGGACTTCACTTTGTCCCAAACATCATGAAGAGGACCAGCAGCCTGCAGGCCATCACTGCCAGATGAACTCCACTACCCACAatgcacatgtgtgtttctttaaggACTTCATGTTCCCAGTAGTTATGAATCCATAACCAATCATCTTCACTGCTCAGGAAACTCACCGTGTGATCATGTGACTTCTGTTGTTTGTATGAATctgaatgtttgtaaaaaatgtcaaagtcaatTCTtaatatagataataaataaagtgttactgtaaatgaaaacttaatgtttaaaatatctAAAGCTGTTCTTTTCAGACACTCAATGGCTTTAATGTTatctgtgaaataaaatatatatatatatacacacagtaaatatatttctaaaggttctattgacatgaaatgttcaccagatgtcggtaacaacccaagtgatccatacatacaaagacaaccaaacaaataagttcagaaattaagttatgtgtaataaaatggaatgacacagggaagaagtattgaacacgctgactgaaatgtatttaatacttggtacagaagcctttgttggtaatgacagcttcaagacgcctcctgtatggagaaactagtggcatgcattgctcaggtgtgattttggcccattcttccacacaaacagtcttcagatcttgaaggttccgtgggcctcttctatgaactctgatctttagttctttccatagagtttctattggattcaggtcaggtgattggctgggccattctagcagctttattttctttctctgaaaccaatggagagtttccttggctgtgtgtttgggatcattgtcttgctgaaatgtccaccctcgtttcatcttcatcatcctgctagatggcagcagatttttatcaagaatgtctcggtacatttttccattcatccttccttcaactatatgaagtttgccagtgccgtatgctgaaaaacagccccacaccatgatgttccacctccaaacttcactgttggtatggtgtttttggggtgatgtgcagtgccatttgacctccaaacatggtgtgtattatggcctccaaagagttccatgttggtctcatctgaccagactatattctcccagtatttcacaggcttgtctaaatgttgtgcagcaaactttaaacgagcttcaacatgctttttcttcagcagtggagtcttgcgtggtgagcgtgcatacaggccacggcggttgatgcattacttattgttttctttgaaacaattgtacctgctgattccaggtctttctgaagctctccactagtgctccttggctcttggacaactcttctgataattcttttcactcctctgtcagaaatcttgcgaggagcacctggtcgtggccggtttatggtgaaatgatgttctttccacttccggattatggccccaacagtgctcactggaacattcagaagtttagaaatccttctggaaccaatgccatcagtatgttctgcaacaataaggttgtgaaggtcttgagagagctctttgcttttacccatcatgagatgtttcttgtgtgacaccttggtaatgagacacctttttataggccatcagttgggactgaaccagctgatattcatttgcactgacaaggggcaggactgctttctaatgactgatagatttcagctgctgtcttggctttccatgactttttgcacctccctttcttcatgtgttcaatactttttccctgtgtcattccattttattacacaaaacttaatttcttatttgtttggttttctttgtatggatggattacatactgtatgtatttaaagtatgaaGACATTACTGTTTCTATATCATGAAGACATTACTGTCTCTGTACCATGAAGACATTACTGTCTCTGTACCATAAAGACATTACTGTCTCTATATCATGAAGACATTACTAACCTTACATATATCTCGTTGTCTGGAGGCCTCTGCTGTGAACAGACAGGCTCAGACCTTCTTATATTCTCCGGCTTTTAATTGAGTTTAACCCGT
Protein-coding sequences here:
- the LOC129117057 gene encoding endonuclease G, mitochondrial-like → MAPWLRSAATLVVGAGLGAGLGASVSRLWSLRGGAGEDGEPGTPPGLLGLVPVLPVPRVQASELTVSPGGSGALMKYGFPSMANIRTRESYVTSYDPRTRTASWVIERLDPASLNGPSDRKYCDFKEDDSVHVFHRATNADFRGSGFDRGHLAAAANHKWSQKAMEDTFYLSNVAPQNPHLNQKTWNNLEKLCRSLTKHYLNVYVCTGPLYLPRPEADGKLYVRYQVLGRNHVAVPTHFFKVLILEQVDGRGVELRSYVLPNEPIDEKVPLERFLVPIETIERASGLHFVPNIMKRTSSLQAITAR